A single Pseudomonas sp. MM223 DNA region contains:
- the fliE gene encoding Flagellar hook-basal body complex protein FliE (*Name fliE), producing MSQGVEFNRLMLDMRAMQADAMSLPKVTAAPELAPGQSTFADMLGQAIGKVHETQQASTQLANAFEIGKSGVDLTDVMIASQKASVSMQAMTQVRNKLVQAYQDIMQMPV from the coding sequence ATGAGCCAAGGTGTTGAATTCAATCGTCTGATGTTGGACATGCGGGCCATGCAGGCCGATGCAATGTCGCTGCCCAAGGTCACCGCCGCCCCTGAGCTGGCGCCGGGGCAGAGTACCTTTGCCGACATGCTTGGCCAGGCCATTGGCAAGGTGCATGAGACCCAGCAGGCCTCCACCCAGCTGGCCAATGCCTTCGAGATCGGCAAGAGTGGCGTCGACCTGACCGACGTGATGATTGCTTCGCAAAAGGCCAGCGTGTCGATGCAGGCCATGACCCAGGTACGCAACAAGCTGGTCCAGGCGTACCAGGACATCATGCAGATGCCGGTTTGA
- the fliG gene encoding Flagellar motor switch protein FliG (*Name fliG) produces MSDNRAVTAKLSRVDKAAILLLSLGETDAAQVLRHMGPKEVQRVGVAMAQMGNVHRDQVEQVMSEFVEIVGDQTSLGVGSDAYIRKMLNQALGEDKANGLVDRILLGGNTSGLDSLKWMEPRAVADVIRYEHPQIQAIVVAYLDPDQAGEVLSNFDHKVRLDIVLRVSSLNTVQPAALKELNQILEKQFSGNSNAARTTLGGIKRAADIMNFLDSSVEGALMDAIREVDSDLSEQIEDLMFVFNNLADVDDRGIQALLREVSSDVLVVSLKGADERVKDKIFKNMSKRASELLRDDLEAKGPVRVSDVETAQKEILTIARRMAEAGEIVLGGKGAEEMI; encoded by the coding sequence ATGAGTGATAACCGAGCCGTTACCGCCAAGCTGAGTCGTGTCGACAAGGCGGCGATCCTTCTGCTCTCGCTGGGCGAGACCGATGCGGCCCAGGTGCTGCGGCACATGGGCCCCAAGGAAGTGCAGCGGGTGGGTGTGGCCATGGCGCAAATGGGCAATGTGCACCGTGACCAGGTCGAGCAGGTGATGAGCGAGTTCGTCGAGATTGTCGGCGACCAGACCAGCCTGGGCGTGGGCTCCGATGCCTACATCCGCAAGATGCTCAACCAGGCGCTGGGCGAGGACAAGGCCAATGGGCTGGTCGACCGCATCCTGCTGGGTGGCAACACCAGCGGCCTGGACAGCCTGAAGTGGATGGAGCCGCGCGCGGTAGCTGATGTGATCCGCTATGAGCACCCGCAGATCCAGGCCATCGTGGTTGCCTACCTCGACCCTGACCAGGCCGGTGAAGTGTTGAGCAACTTCGACCACAAGGTGCGCCTGGACATCGTCCTGCGCGTGTCGTCGCTGAACACCGTGCAGCCGGCGGCGTTGAAGGAGTTGAACCAGATCCTCGAGAAGCAGTTCTCGGGCAACTCCAACGCCGCGCGCACCACCTTGGGTGGCATCAAGCGCGCTGCCGACATCATGAACTTCCTCGACAGCTCCGTGGAAGGTGCACTGATGGATGCGATCCGCGAAGTGGACAGCGACCTGTCGGAGCAGATCGAAGACCTGATGTTCGTCTTCAACAACCTGGCCGACGTCGACGACCGTGGTATCCAGGCGCTGCTGCGCGAAGTGTCGTCCGACGTGCTGGTGGTGTCGCTCAAGGGCGCCGACGAGCGGGTCAAGGACAAGATTTTCAAGAACATGTCCAAGCGTGCCTCGGAACTGCTGCGCGACGACCTGGAGGCCAAAGGGCCGGTGCGGGTCAGCGACGTGGAAACGGCGCAGAAGGAAATCCTCACCATCGCCCGCCGCATGGCCGAGGCCGGCGAGATCGTGCTCGGCGGCAAGGGCGCCGAGGAAATGATCTGA
- the fliI gene encoding Flagellum-specific ATP synthase (*Name fliI) produces MHLKRTSFGKRLGSYAETIELPGQPIVEGRLLRMVGLTLEAEGLRAAVGSRCLVINDDSYHPVQVEAEVMGFAGPKVFLMPVGSIVGIAPGARVVPLDDGGRLPMGMSMLGRVLDGAGRALDGKGGMKAEDWVPMDGPVINPLNRDPISKPLDVGIRSINGLLTVGRGQRLGLFAGTGVGKSVLLGMMTRFTEAEIIVVGLIGERGREVKEFIEHILGEEGLKRSVVVASPADDAPLMRLRAAMYCTRIAEYFRDKGKNVLLLMDSLTRFAQAQREIALAIGEPPATRGYPPSVFAKLPKLVERAGNGEPGGGSITAFYTVLSEGDDQQDPIADSARGVLDGHFVLSRRLAEEGHYPAIDIEASISRVMPQVVDADHLRQAQKFKQLWSRLSQSRDLISVGAYVAGGDPETDLAIALQSKLVEFLRQGLHENVGMAQSRDQLGAIFTPPAG; encoded by the coding sequence ATGCACCTTAAACGCACCAGCTTTGGCAAGCGCCTGGGCAGTTATGCCGAGACCATCGAGCTGCCGGGCCAGCCCATCGTCGAAGGCCGCCTGCTGCGCATGGTCGGGCTTACCCTGGAGGCCGAAGGCCTGCGCGCCGCCGTGGGTAGCCGTTGCCTGGTGATCAACGACGACAGTTACCACCCGGTCCAGGTAGAGGCCGAAGTCATGGGTTTTGCCGGGCCCAAGGTGTTCCTCATGCCGGTTGGCAGCATTGTCGGTATCGCCCCTGGCGCCCGGGTGGTGCCGCTGGATGACGGCGGCCGGCTGCCCATGGGCATGAGCATGCTCGGCCGGGTACTGGACGGCGCCGGGCGTGCGTTGGACGGCAAGGGCGGGATGAAGGCTGAGGACTGGGTGCCGATGGACGGCCCTGTGATCAACCCGCTCAACCGTGACCCCATCAGCAAGCCGCTGGACGTGGGCATCCGCAGTATCAATGGGCTGCTTACCGTTGGCCGCGGCCAACGCCTGGGCCTGTTCGCCGGTACCGGTGTGGGTAAGTCGGTGTTGCTGGGCATGATGACCCGCTTCACCGAAGCCGAAATCATCGTGGTTGGCCTGATTGGCGAACGTGGCCGTGAGGTGAAGGAGTTCATCGAGCACATTCTGGGTGAAGAGGGCCTCAAGCGTTCGGTGGTGGTTGCATCGCCTGCCGATGATGCGCCGCTGATGCGCCTGCGTGCGGCCATGTATTGCACGCGCATAGCCGAGTACTTCCGCGACAAAGGCAAGAACGTGCTGTTGCTGATGGACTCGCTTACCCGTTTCGCCCAGGCCCAGCGGGAAATTGCCCTGGCCATCGGCGAGCCGCCGGCCACCCGGGGTTACCCACCGTCGGTGTTTGCCAAGCTGCCCAAACTGGTGGAGCGGGCGGGCAATGGCGAGCCGGGCGGTGGTTCGATTACCGCCTTCTACACGGTGTTGTCCGAAGGTGATGACCAGCAGGACCCGATCGCCGACTCGGCGCGGGGTGTGCTCGACGGCCACTTCGTGCTGTCGCGCCGGTTGGCTGAGGAAGGGCATTACCCCGCGATCGACATCGAAGCGTCGATCAGCCGGGTCATGCCCCAGGTGGTCGATGCCGACCACTTGCGCCAGGCGCAGAAGTTCAAGCAGCTGTGGTCGCGCCTGTCGCAAAGCCGCGACCTGATCAGCGTGGGCGCCTATGTGGCTGGCGGCGACCCGGAAACCGACCTGGCCATTGCCTTGCAATCGAAGCTGGTGGAGTTTTTGCGCCAAGGCCTGCATGAGAATGTGGGCATGGCGCAGAGCCGCGATCAGTTGGGGGCGATCTTCACGCCCCCGGCAGGCTGA
- the fliM gene encoding Flagellar motor switch protein FliM (*Name fliM) has product MAVQDLLSQDEIDALLHGVDDGLVQTESASEPGSIKSYDLTSQDRIVRGRMPTLEMINERFARYTRISMFNLLRRSADVAVGGVQVMKFGEYVHSLYVPTSLNLVKIKPLRGTSLFILDAKLVFKLVDNFFGGDGRHAKIEGREFTPTELRVVRMVLDQCFVDLKEAWQAIMPVTFEYMNSEVNPAMANIVGPSEAVVVSTFHIELDGGGGDLHVTMPYSMIEPVREMLDAGFQSDLDDQDERWVKALREDVLDVAVPLTATVARRQLKLRDILHMQPGDVIPVELPEHLVLRANGVPSFKARLGSHKGNLALQIIDPIERR; this is encoded by the coding sequence ATGGCCGTACAGGACCTGCTGTCCCAGGATGAAATCGATGCCCTGTTGCACGGCGTCGACGACGGGCTGGTGCAGACCGAAAGTGCATCCGAGCCTGGCAGTATCAAAAGCTACGACCTGACCAGTCAGGACCGTATCGTGCGGGGTCGCATGCCGACCCTGGAAATGATCAACGAGCGCTTCGCCCGTTATACCCGCATCAGCATGTTCAACCTGCTGCGCCGCTCTGCCGACGTGGCCGTGGGTGGCGTGCAGGTGATGAAGTTCGGCGAATACGTGCACTCGCTGTACGTGCCGACCAGCCTCAACCTGGTGAAGATCAAGCCGCTGCGTGGCACCTCGCTGTTCATTCTGGATGCCAAGCTGGTGTTCAAGCTGGTAGACAACTTTTTTGGTGGCGATGGCCGCCACGCCAAGATCGAAGGCCGCGAATTCACCCCTACCGAACTGCGCGTGGTGCGCATGGTGCTGGACCAGTGCTTCGTCGACCTCAAGGAAGCCTGGCAGGCAATCATGCCGGTCACCTTCGAGTACATGAACTCCGAGGTCAACCCGGCCATGGCCAACATTGTCGGCCCCAGCGAGGCGGTGGTGGTGTCCACCTTCCATATCGAACTGGACGGCGGTGGCGGCGACCTGCACGTGACCATGCCTTACTCGATGATCGAGCCGGTGCGGGAAATGCTCGATGCCGGTTTCCAGTCCGACCTGGACGACCAGGACGAGCGTTGGGTCAAGGCCCTGCGCGAGGACGTACTGGATGTGGCCGTGCCGCTGACCGCCACGGTCGCCCGCCGCCAGCTGAAGCTGCGCGACATCCTGCACATGCAGCCTGGCGACGTGATCCCGGTGGAGCTGCCCGAGCACCTGGTGCTGCGCGCCAACGGTGTGCCGTCGTTCAAGGCGCGCCTGGGTTCGCACAAGGGCAACCTGGCCCTGCAGATCATCGACCCGATCGAACGCCGCTGA
- the cheB_4 gene encoding Protein-glutamate methylesterase/protein-glutamine glutaminase (*Name cheB_4): MSAEQALTVLVAEDGAADRLLLAQIVRRQGHRVVTAENGEQAVALFVERRPQLVLLDALMPVMDGFEAARQIKALAGEALVPIIFLTSLNEEEGLVRCLEAGGDDFMAKPYSAVILGAKIRAMDRLRRLQATVLAQRDQIARHHHHLLNEQRVAKAVFDKVAHSGCLSAPNIRYLQSPYALFNGDLMLAAFTPAGDMRVLLGDFTGHGLPAAVGAMPLAEVFYGMTAKGYGMAQILREMNAKLKRILPVDMFCCALLLDLSLQRGSVEVWNGGMPDGYRLSVSGQVLSSLSSRHLPLGILAAERFDDTTEVLPLAPGERLLLLSDGVLDTADDQERLFGVQRLRAVLADNRDPARLFDEVMQALERFGGRPRDDISLCDIRMFSAEERVPAPMIYADSGRSSPLDWSLGFEVRGESLKRFNPVPYLVQLLQEIHGLRARTGSLHSVLSELYSNALEHGVLGLDSRLKRDVHGFADYYQERARRLGALSDGFVRIDFRVEPHADGGRLMIEVLDSGAGFDVQHVLSRPSLTQGLSGRGLNLVQRLANTARWSEGGRCAHVEFVW; this comes from the coding sequence ATGTCGGCCGAACAGGCGTTGACCGTGCTGGTCGCCGAAGACGGGGCCGCTGACCGCCTGCTGCTGGCGCAGATCGTACGCCGCCAGGGCCACCGGGTGGTCACTGCAGAAAACGGCGAGCAGGCGGTGGCGCTGTTCGTTGAGCGGCGCCCGCAGCTGGTGCTGCTGGATGCGCTGATGCCGGTGATGGATGGCTTCGAGGCGGCGCGGCAGATCAAGGCCCTGGCCGGCGAGGCGCTGGTGCCGATCATTTTCCTGACTTCGCTGAATGAAGAGGAAGGCCTGGTGCGTTGCCTGGAAGCCGGGGGCGATGACTTCATGGCCAAGCCCTACAGTGCGGTGATCCTCGGCGCCAAGATCCGTGCCATGGACCGCCTGCGCCGGCTGCAGGCTACCGTGCTGGCGCAGCGCGACCAGATTGCCCGGCACCACCACCACTTGCTCAACGAGCAGCGGGTGGCCAAGGCAGTATTCGACAAGGTGGCCCACTCCGGCTGCCTTTCTGCCCCCAACATCCGCTACCTGCAATCGCCTTATGCGCTGTTCAATGGTGACCTGATGCTGGCCGCGTTCACGCCAGCCGGTGACATGCGCGTGCTGCTCGGCGATTTCACCGGCCACGGCCTGCCGGCGGCGGTAGGGGCCATGCCGCTGGCCGAGGTGTTCTACGGCATGACTGCCAAGGGCTACGGCATGGCGCAGATCCTGCGCGAGATGAACGCCAAGCTTAAACGCATCCTGCCGGTGGACATGTTCTGCTGTGCGCTGCTGCTCGACCTCAGCTTGCAGCGTGGTTCGGTAGAAGTGTGGAACGGGGGCATGCCCGATGGCTATCGGTTGTCGGTAAGCGGCCAAGTGCTATCATCGTTGAGTTCACGGCACCTGCCACTGGGCATCCTGGCTGCGGAGCGTTTTGACGACACCACCGAAGTGCTGCCGTTGGCGCCGGGCGAGCGCCTGTTGCTGTTGTCGGACGGCGTGCTGGACACCGCCGACGACCAGGAGCGGCTATTCGGCGTGCAGCGCCTGCGTGCGGTACTGGCCGACAATCGCGACCCGGCGCGGCTGTTCGACGAAGTGATGCAGGCGCTGGAGCGCTTTGGCGGGCGCCCGCGCGACGACATCAGCCTGTGTGACATCCGCATGTTCAGTGCTGAGGAGCGGGTACCTGCGCCGATGATCTACGCTGATAGCGGCCGCTCCAGCCCGCTGGACTGGTCGCTGGGGTTCGAGGTGCGTGGCGAAAGCCTCAAGCGCTTCAACCCGGTGCCTTACCTGGTGCAGCTGTTGCAGGAAATTCACGGCCTGCGGGCGCGTACCGGCAGCCTGCACAGTGTGCTCAGCGAGCTGTATTCCAATGCGCTGGAGCATGGGGTGCTGGGCCTGGATTCGCGGCTCAAGCGCGATGTGCACGGGTTTGCCGATTATTATCAGGAGCGCGCCCGGCGCCTGGGTGCGTTGAGCGATGGTTTTGTGCGCATCGACTTCAGGGTTGAACCGCATGCTGATGGCGGGCGTCTGATGATCGAGGTCCTCGATAGCGGCGCGGGTTTTGATGTCCAGCATGTGCTGTCGCGCCCTTCGCTGACGCAGGGTTTGAGCGGGCGTGGCCTGAACCTGGTTCAGCGGCTGGCCAATACTGCCCGCTGGAGCGAAGGCGGGCGTTGCGCGCATGTGGAGTTCGTATGGTGA
- the fliJ gene encoding Flagellar FliJ protein (*Name fliJ): MALPGRAARLAPVVDMAEEAERKAAQRLGHFQQQVATAQAKLAELERFREDYQLQWINRGGQGVNGSWLVNYQRFLGQLETAMTQQRQSLVWHQNNLNNARGIWQQAYARVEGLRKLVQRYMDEARRAEDKREQRLLDELSQRLPRQNHF; this comes from the coding sequence ATGGCGCTGCCCGGACGCGCGGCGCGCCTGGCGCCGGTGGTGGACATGGCCGAAGAGGCCGAGCGCAAGGCCGCCCAGCGCCTGGGGCATTTCCAGCAGCAAGTGGCCACGGCCCAGGCCAAGCTGGCCGAGCTTGAACGGTTTCGTGAGGATTACCAGCTGCAGTGGATAAACCGCGGTGGGCAGGGGGTCAACGGCAGCTGGCTGGTCAACTACCAGCGTTTTCTGGGGCAACTGGAAACGGCCATGACCCAGCAGCGCCAAAGCCTGGTATGGCACCAGAACAACCTCAACAACGCCCGTGGCATCTGGCAGCAGGCGTATGCCCGGGTAGAGGGGTTGCGCAAGCTGGTGCAGCGCTACATGGACGAAGCCCGGCGCGCCGAAGACAAGCGTGAGCAGCGGTTGCTGGACGAATTGTCCCAGCGCCTGCCCCGGCAAAACCATTTTTAG
- the fliQ gene encoding Flagellar biosynthetic protein FliQ (*Name fliQ), translated as MTPEVAVDLFRDALWLTTLMVAVLVVPSLLVGLVVAMFQAATQINEQTLSFLPRLLVMLITLIIAGPWLVQKFMEYITTLYTNIPQLIG; from the coding sequence ATGACACCTGAAGTAGCTGTCGACCTGTTCCGTGATGCCCTGTGGCTAACCACCCTGATGGTGGCCGTGCTGGTGGTGCCGAGCCTGTTGGTGGGCCTGGTGGTGGCGATGTTCCAGGCCGCCACCCAGATCAACGAACAGACCTTGAGCTTTCTGCCGCGCCTGCTGGTAATGCTGATTACGTTGATCATCGCCGGGCCTTGGCTGGTGCAGAAGTTCATGGAGTACATCACCACCCTCTACACCAACATCCCGCAGCTTATCGGTTGA
- the fliR gene encoding Flagellar biosynthetic protein FliR (*Name fliR) has product MLELTDTQIGTWVATFILPLFRVTAVLMTMPILGTRMLPARVRLYVAVAITVVIVPALPPLPEFDPLSLRGLLLCAEQIIVGALFGLALQLLFQAFVIAGQIVAVQMGMAFASMVDPANGVNVTVISQFMTMLVSTLFLLMNGHLVVFEVLTESFTTLPVGNALVVNQFWGWPGGWAGCFLPACC; this is encoded by the coding sequence ATGCTGGAGCTGACGGACACGCAGATCGGTACCTGGGTCGCCACCTTCATCCTGCCGTTGTTCCGGGTGACTGCGGTGCTGATGACCATGCCGATTCTTGGCACGCGCATGCTGCCGGCGCGGGTGCGCCTGTACGTCGCGGTGGCAATCACCGTGGTGATCGTGCCTGCGCTGCCGCCGTTGCCCGAATTCGACCCGCTGAGCCTGCGTGGCCTGCTGCTGTGCGCCGAGCAGATCATTGTCGGTGCGCTGTTTGGCCTGGCCTTGCAGTTGCTGTTCCAGGCTTTCGTGATTGCCGGGCAAATCGTCGCGGTGCAGATGGGTATGGCCTTCGCCTCGATGGTTGACCCCGCCAACGGCGTGAACGTCACGGTAATCAGCCAGTTCATGACCATGCTGGTGAGCACGCTGTTCCTGTTGATGAACGGGCACCTGGTGGTGTTCGAGGTGCTGACCGAAAGCTTCACCACCTTGCCGGTGGGCAATGCCCTGGTGGTCAACCAGTTCTGGGGCTGGCCGGGCGGCTGGGCTGGGTGTTTTCTGCCGGCCTGTTGCTGA
- the fliP gene encoding Flagellar biosynthetic protein FliP (*Name fliP) — protein sequence MSGPLRTLLSSLLGVALLLAAPLALAADPLSIPAITLSNGADGQQEYSVSLQILLIMTALSFIPAFVILMTSFTRIIIVFSILRQALGLQQTPSNQILTGMALFLTMFIMAPVFDRVNTDALQPYLKEQLTAQQAIEKAQVPLKDFMLAQTRQSDLDLFMRLSKRTDIAGPDQVPLTILVPSFVTSELKTAFQIGFMIFIPFLIIDMVVASVLMAMGMMMLSPLIISLPFKIMLFVLVDGWALIMGTLASSFGGV from the coding sequence ATGAGCGGCCCGCTGCGTACGTTGTTGAGCTCTTTATTGGGTGTGGCGCTGCTGCTGGCTGCGCCGCTGGCCCTGGCCGCCGACCCGTTGTCGATCCCGGCCATTACCCTGTCCAACGGTGCGGACGGGCAGCAGGAGTATTCGGTCAGCCTGCAAATCCTGCTGATCATGACGGCGCTCAGCTTCATCCCGGCGTTTGTCATCCTGATGACCAGCTTTACCCGCATCATCATCGTCTTTTCGATCCTGCGTCAGGCCCTGGGCCTGCAACAAACACCGTCGAACCAGATCCTGACCGGCATGGCGTTGTTCCTGACCATGTTCATCATGGCGCCGGTGTTCGACCGGGTGAACACGGACGCCCTGCAGCCGTACCTCAAGGAGCAATTGACCGCGCAGCAGGCCATCGAAAAGGCGCAGGTGCCGCTCAAGGACTTCATGCTGGCGCAAACCCGGCAAAGCGACCTCGACCTGTTCATGCGCCTGTCCAAACGCACCGACATCGCCGGCCCCGACCAGGTGCCGCTGACGATCCTGGTGCCGTCGTTCGTCACCTCCGAGCTGAAAACCGCGTTCCAGATCGGTTTCATGATCTTCATCCCGTTCCTGATCATCGACATGGTGGTGGCCAGTGTGTTGATGGCCATGGGTATGATGATGTTGTCGCCGCTGATCATCTCGCTGCCGTTCAAGATCATGCTGTTCGTGCTGGTGGATGGCTGGGCGCTGATCATGGGTACCCTGGCCAGCAGTTTCGGCGGCGTCTGA
- the fliF gene encoding Flagellar M-ring protein (*Name fliF) — protein MAEAVVDNAPAKTGSAAAKRPLPGMSFLENISQMPMLRQVGLMVGLAASVAIGFAVVLWSQQPDYRPLYGSLSGMDTKQVMDTLSAADIPYNVEPNSGALLVKADDLSRARLKLAAAGVAPSDGNVGFELLDKEQGLGTSQFMEATRYRRSLEGELARTVSSLNNVKAARVHLAIPKSSVFVRDDRKPSASVLVELYPGRALEAGQVLAIVNLVATSVPELDKSQVTVVDQKGNLLSEQVQDSALTEAGKQYDYSRRMESMLTQRVRNILQPVLGNDRYKAEVSADLDFSAVESTAEQFNPDQPALRSEQSVDEQRASSQGPQGVPGALSNQPPGAASAPQTTGGAATPAAAIQPGQPLVDANGQQIMDPATGQPMLAPYPSDKRQQSTKNFELDRSISHTRQQQGRMTRLSVAVVVDDQVKIDPATGNTSRAPWAAEDLARFTRLVQDAVGFDASRGDSVTVINVPFAADRGEEIADIAFYQQPWFWDIVKQVLGVVFILVLVFGVLRPVLNNITGGGKQAASDSDMELGGMVGLDGELANDRVSLGGPTSILLPSPSEGYEAQLNAIKGLVAEDPGRVAQVVKDWINADE, from the coding sequence ATGGCTGAAGCAGTCGTCGACAACGCCCCCGCCAAGACGGGCTCGGCAGCGGCCAAACGCCCGTTGCCAGGCATGTCGTTCCTGGAAAACATCTCGCAGATGCCCATGCTGCGCCAAGTCGGCCTCATGGTCGGCCTGGCGGCCAGCGTGGCAATCGGCTTTGCCGTGGTGCTGTGGTCGCAACAACCCGATTACCGTCCGCTGTACGGCAGCCTGTCGGGCATGGACACCAAGCAGGTCATGGACACCCTGAGTGCTGCTGACATCCCCTATAACGTTGAGCCCAATTCCGGTGCTCTGCTGGTCAAGGCCGACGACCTCTCCCGTGCGCGCCTGAAACTGGCGGCTGCCGGCGTGGCGCCCAGCGATGGCAATGTCGGCTTCGAACTGCTCGACAAGGAGCAGGGCCTGGGCACCAGCCAGTTCATGGAAGCCACGCGTTACCGCCGCAGCCTTGAAGGCGAGCTGGCGCGTACCGTTTCGAGCCTGAACAACGTCAAGGCCGCACGCGTGCACCTGGCCATCCCGAAAAGCTCGGTGTTCGTGCGCGACGACCGCAAGCCCAGCGCTTCGGTACTGGTCGAGCTGTACCCAGGCCGTGCGCTGGAAGCCGGCCAGGTGTTGGCCATCGTCAACCTGGTGGCCACCAGTGTGCCAGAGCTGGACAAATCCCAGGTCACCGTGGTCGACCAGAAGGGTAACTTGCTGTCCGAGCAGGTGCAGGATTCTGCCCTGACCGAGGCTGGCAAGCAGTACGACTACAGCCGCCGCATGGAAAGCATGCTCACCCAACGCGTGCGCAACATCCTGCAACCCGTGCTGGGCAATGACCGATACAAGGCCGAAGTGTCTGCCGACCTGGACTTCAGTGCCGTCGAGTCCACCGCCGAGCAGTTCAACCCCGACCAGCCAGCGCTGCGCAGCGAGCAGTCGGTTGACGAGCAGCGTGCCAGCAGCCAAGGCCCGCAAGGTGTGCCAGGTGCGCTGAGCAACCAGCCGCCAGGCGCCGCTTCGGCACCGCAAACCACCGGTGGCGCCGCTACCCCGGCCGCAGCCATTCAGCCTGGCCAACCGCTGGTGGACGCCAACGGCCAGCAAATCATGGACCCGGCCACCGGCCAGCCAATGCTTGCGCCGTACCCGTCGGACAAACGCCAGCAAAGCACCAAGAACTTCGAGCTGGACCGCTCCATCAGCCACACCCGCCAGCAGCAGGGGCGCATGACCCGCCTGTCGGTGGCGGTGGTAGTGGACGACCAGGTCAAGATCGACCCGGCCACCGGCAACACCAGCCGTGCGCCGTGGGCTGCCGAGGACCTGGCGCGCTTCACACGCCTGGTGCAGGACGCGGTCGGCTTCGATGCCAGCCGTGGCGACAGCGTGACGGTGATCAACGTGCCATTTGCCGCCGACCGCGGCGAAGAAATTGCCGATATCGCCTTCTACCAGCAGCCGTGGTTCTGGGACATAGTCAAGCAAGTGCTGGGTGTGGTGTTCATCCTGGTGCTGGTGTTCGGCGTGCTGCGGCCGGTGCTGAACAACATTACAGGGGGCGGCAAGCAGGCTGCTTCTGATAGCGACATGGAGCTGGGCGGCATGGTGGGGTTGGATGGCGAACTGGCCAACGACCGCGTCAGCCTGGGTGGCCCGACAAGCATTCTGCTGCCTAGCCCGAGCGAGGGTTACGAGGCACAGCTCAACGCAATCAAAGGCCTGGTGGCCGAAGACCCGGGCCGTGTAGCCCAGGTCGTCAAAGACTGGATCAACGCCGATGAGTGA
- the fliN gene encoding Flagellar motor switch protein FliN (*Name fliN), with amino-acid sequence MANENEITSAEDQALADEWAAALEETGSAGQADIDALLGGDTGSSNGAGRMPMEEFASSPKPNENVSLEGPNLDVILDIPVNISMEVGSTEINIRNLLQLNQGSVIELDRLAGEPLDVLVNGTLIAHGEVVVVNEKFGIRLTDVISPSERIKKLR; translated from the coding sequence ATGGCTAACGAAAACGAGATCACCTCCGCAGAGGACCAGGCGCTGGCCGATGAGTGGGCTGCGGCCCTTGAGGAAACCGGCTCGGCCGGGCAGGCCGACATCGATGCGCTGCTGGGCGGTGACACCGGCAGCAGTAACGGCGCAGGCCGTATGCCGATGGAAGAGTTTGCCAGCTCGCCAAAACCGAACGAAAACGTCAGCCTCGAAGGCCCGAATCTGGATGTGATCCTGGATATCCCGGTGAACATTTCCATGGAAGTGGGCAGCACCGAGATCAATATCCGCAACCTGCTGCAGCTCAACCAGGGCTCGGTCATCGAGCTTGACCGCCTGGCCGGCGAACCACTCGATGTGCTGGTCAACGGCACGCTGATCGCCCATGGCGAAGTGGTGGTGGTCAACGAGAAGTTCGGCATTCGCCTGACCGACGTGATCAGCCCCAGCGAACGTATCAAGAAGCTGCGCTGA